In Deltaproteobacteria bacterium, one genomic interval encodes:
- a CDS encoding methyltransferase domain-containing protein yields MPSPTKEFTRAQFGRVASNYRCSADHTDMEDLDLLFTGLALDPAHRVLDVATGGGHTAAALAGGCGRVVASDLTPSMLREARVLASERRAGNVVFAAADAEALPFRDAAFDRVTCRIAPHHFPDVRAALSEMARVTRPGGRIGIIDSVVPGGPSLDAFLNGVEKVRDPSHVRSYRVEEWLEFFAGAGLLLLQAGSLWKTHAFPEWVTRTGRPKAVQWEVETIFLSAFPLARETFRIRTEEGRVVSYSDEKAIFVAKKPGSSPG; encoded by the coding sequence ATGCCGTCGCCCACGAAAGAGTTCACCCGGGCGCAGTTCGGACGGGTGGCGTCGAACTACCGGTGCAGCGCCGACCACACGGACATGGAGGACCTGGACCTCCTCTTCACGGGCCTCGCCCTCGACCCGGCGCACCGGGTCCTCGACGTGGCGACCGGCGGGGGGCACACCGCGGCGGCCCTCGCGGGGGGATGCGGCCGGGTGGTGGCATCGGACCTGACCCCCTCGATGCTGCGGGAGGCGCGGGTGCTGGCATCGGAGCGCCGGGCCGGCAACGTCGTCTTCGCGGCCGCCGACGCCGAGGCGCTCCCGTTCCGGGACGCCGCCTTCGACCGGGTGACGTGCCGCATCGCGCCGCACCATTTCCCCGACGTTCGGGCCGCGCTGTCCGAGATGGCCCGGGTGACCCGCCCCGGCGGGCGGATCGGCATCATCGACAGCGTGGTCCCCGGCGGACCGTCCCTTGACGCCTTCCTGAACGGGGTCGAGAAGGTGCGCGACCCGTCGCACGTGCGCAGCTACCGCGTCGAGGAATGGCTCGAGTTCTTCGCGGGGGCGGGACTACTCCTCCTGCAGGCCGGCTCCCTGTGGAAAACCCACGCCTTCCCCGAATGGGTGACGCGGACGGGCCGTCCCAAGGCGGTGCAATGGGAGGTCGAGACGATCTTCCTCTCCGCCTTTCCGCTCGCGCGGGAGACGTTCCGCATCCGCACCGAAGAGGGCCGGGTCGTCTCCTACTCCGACGAGAAGGCGATCTTCGTCGCAAAGAAACCCGGGAGCTCCCCCGGGTAG